Proteins encoded together in one Lathyrus oleraceus cultivar Zhongwan6 chromosome 5, CAAS_Psat_ZW6_1.0, whole genome shotgun sequence window:
- the LOC127078610 gene encoding protein FAR-RED IMPAIRED RESPONSE 1, translating into MNLHVRRTIQINDDAGVRINKTFQSLVKDAGGHENIPFCEKDVRNYINKERRAIGKEGDGKALISYFCKMREQNTDFFYDIDLDDDFHVRNVFWADARSIAAYEYFGDVVTFDTTYLTNKYDMPFAAFVSVNHHSQSTLLGCGLLSGEDTDSFVWLFKSWLRCMLEKAPLDIVTNQCKAMKNAIELVFPTTHHRWCLWHIMKKIPEKLSGYGEYKRIKYAMKEAVYDTFTTASFEKKWCSFIGKFDLQENDWLGGLYIKRHRWAPTLLRVYFWAEKEFEDDFNSMDTTIPCGSNSSIEKQFQSEFTNAKFKEIQVEFISKMNCSASLNSMEDCFATYHVLEEILVGDIRKDQERIVSLPEKYVLTRWKKNIKRKHSYIKTSYGVTELKPQMDRFDKLCKHFYEVAEVVAESEETTEDLHETLRLFSSNMSTNDSSLIEENLNDDFNPINSNRIRSPKHVKPKGRPPSKRKTSVAETIAKRSRKRTKKEGNIGMVENQFGSNICVESSLEIVNGEHYLDSSIAICVHYKIVGNLACVFWGDCHISILTKLHGAVLILGFLVFDIMVIQVEYSGGMLKDCKLNFVLIQIENGASQTWLIHCTKLVNGSLTSVSAVPDFKIREFAVPDLVNTLH; encoded by the exons ATGAACTTACATGTGAGGAGAACAATCCAAATCAATGATGATGCAGGAGTAAGGATCAACAAGACTTTTCAATCGCTTGTTAAAGATGCAGGAGGACATGAAAATATTCCCTTTTGTGAAAAAGATGTGAGGAATTATATTAACAAAGAGCGTCGTGCAATTGGAAAAGAAGGTGATGGTAAGGCTTTGATTAGTTATTTTTGTAAAATGAGGGAACAAAATACAGATTTCTTCTATGACATAGATTTGGATGATGATTTTCATGTGAGGAATGTATTTTGGGCTGATGCAAGAAGTATAGCCGCTTACGAATATTTTGGAGATGTTGTAACTTTTGACACAACATACTTGACTAACAAGTATGACATGCCTTTTGCTGCATTCGTGAGTGTGAATCACCATAGTCAATCAACATTACTTGGTTGTGGATTACTTTCAGGTGAAGACACAGATTCTTTTGTGTGGTTATTTAAGTCATGGCTTCGTTGTATGCTAGAAAAAGCACCTTTGGATATTGTGACCAATCAATGTAAGGCTATGAAAAATGCTATTGAGTTAGTCTTCCCTACAACTCATCATAGGTGGTGTTTATGGCATATAATGAAAAAAATTCCAGAAAAGCTAAGTGGATATGGTGAATACAAAAGGATCAAGTATGCAATGAAAGAAGCCGTTTATGATACATTTACAACAGCtagttttgaaaaaaaatggtGTTCGTTCATAGGAAAGTTTGATCTCCAAGAAAATGATTGGTTGGGTGGGTTATATATTAAGCGTCATAGGTGGGCACCAACTTTGTTAAGGGTCTATTTTTGGGCTG AAAAGGAATTTGAAGATGATTTTAATTCGATGGATACAACAATTCCATGTGGGTCAAACTCGTCCATTGAGAAGCAATTCCAAAGTGAGTTTACGAATGCCAAATTCAAGGAAATTCAAGTGGAATTCATATCTAAAATGAATTGTTCTGCCTCATTAAATAGCATGGAAGATTGCTTTGCTACGTATCATGTGTTGGAGGAGATATTAGTTGGAGACATACGCAAAGA TCAGGAGAGGATTGTAAGTCTTCCAGAGAAGTATGTTTTAACGAGATGGAAGAAAAACATTAAAAGGAAGCATTCATATATCAAGACTAGTTATGGTGTAACAGAGTTGAAGCCACAAATGGACAGGTTTGACAAATTATGCAAGCATTTTTATGAGGTTGCTGAAGTAGTTGCTGAGTCAGAAGAGACTACCGAAGACCTCCATGAAACATTACGTTTGTTTAGCTCTAATATGTCCACAAATGATAGTTCCCTTATTGAAGAAAACCTCAATGATGATTTTAATCCAATCAATAGTAATAGAATTCGCAGTCCAAAACATGTCAAGCCCAAAGGTCGTCCTCCATCTAAAAGAAAAACATCTGTCGCCGAAACGATCGCCAAGAGGTCAAGGAAACGAACAAAAAAA GAGGGCAATATTGGAATGGTGGAAAATCAGTTTGGAAGTAATATTTGTGTAGAATCATCTCTTGAGATTGTTAATGGAGAGCATTACTTAGATTCGAGTATTGCGATTTGTGTACATTATAAGATT GTTGGAAATT TGGCATGTGTATTTTGGGGAGACTGTCACATATCTATACTAACAAAGCTACATGGTGCAGTATTGATTTTGGGATTTTTGGTTTTTGACATAATG GTTATTCAGGTGGAATATTCGGGTGGGATGTTGAAAGATTGTAAATTGAATTTTGTATTAATCCAAATTGAAAATGGTGCA TCCCAGACTTGGTTAATACACTGCACAAAGTTGGTTAATGGAAGTTTAACTTCGGTTAGTGCAGTACCAGACTTTAAAATAAGAGAATTTGCAGTCCCAGACTTGGTTAATACATTGCACTAA